The DNA region TCCATCTGCAGTAGACGGAGTCGGTGCGTCCGGCCGATGTCTGGAACCGGCGACTTGGCGAGCATCGAAGGGTCCCATCCGAGTCTGCATTTCGCGGGGAGTCTTCCGTTGTTCCAACTCACCAGAGCCAGCCTGGCGAACAGAGCGGTCGTCGCTCTGCTGACACTCCTGACAGCCGCCGCCGGCGTGCTGTCCCTGACCTCTTTGAAGCAGGAGCTCTTCCCGGACTTCGAGCAGCCGCAGACGACGGTGATGACCGTCGTGCCCGGCACCGGCACCGAGGTGGTCGACGAGCAGGTCACCCTGCCTCTGGTCAAGGCCCTCGAGCAGGTCGACGAGGTCGATGAGGTCACCTCGACCTCATCGAGCGGCGTCTCGGTGATCTCGCTGTCGACCGACTTCGGCGTCGACCAGGACCAGGTGGTCGCCGACGCCCAGGAGGCGATCGGCACCGTTCAGCTCCCTGATGGAGCCGAGCCCGAGGTCTCCAGCGGTGGCTTCGGTGATCTCCCGGCGATGACGCTGACCGTCTCCTCGGACGCCTCGGAGCAGAAGCTGGGTGAGCGACTGAACGACGTCGCGGTCCCCGAGCTGCGCACCGTCGAAGGCGTACGCGACGTGTCGGTCAGCGGCGTCACCGGCCAGCGGGTCACGATCACCCCCGACGCCGAGAAGCTGAGCGCCCACGGCTTGACCGCAGACTCCATCTCCCAGGCGCTGACCGCGAACGGGTCGACCACCCCGGCCGGCAGCGTCGTCGAGGACGGCAACACCGTCTCCGTCCAGGTCGGCGACGAGCTGACCTCGGTCGACGACGTCGAGAGCCTCCCGCTCACCGCGTCCGCAGGTACGTCCGGAGCGGCCGCCGCTGGCGGCCCGCCCAACGCCCCGCCGGTGAAGCTCGGTGACGTCGCGAAGGTCGAGATCACCGGCGACCCCGTCACGTCCCTCACCCGCGTCAACGGGGAGCCCGCCGTCTCGCTGTCGATCACGGCCACCGACGACGCCGACGTCGTGTCCCTGTCGGCCGATGTCGAGGACAAGCTGGACGACCTGGAGAAGAGCCTGGGCGACGACGCCGAGATCACCGTCGTCAGCGACCAGGCCCCGTTCATCTCCGACTCGATCGAACACCTCGCGATCGAGGGCCTGCTCGGCCTCGCGATGGCGGTGATCGTCATCCTGATCTTCCTGCGCTCGGGCCGCCCGACGGTGGTCAGCGCGCTCTCCATCCCGCTCTCGATCCTGGTCACCTTCATCGGCCTCTACCTGTGGGACTACTCGCTCAACATGTTCACCCTCGGCGCGCTGACGATCGCGATCGGCCGTGTCGTCGACGACTCGATCGTCGTCATCGAGAACATCAAACGGCACCTCGGCTACGGCGAGGAGAAGCTCAACGCGATCCTCAACGGCACCAAGGAGGTCGCCTCGGCGGTCACCGCCTCGACCATCGCCACCGTCCTGGTCTTCGTCCCGATCGCGGTCGTGGGCGGTTTCGTCGGCGAGCTGTTCCGGCCGTTCGCGCTGACGGTCACGATCGCGATGGTCTCCTCGCTGCTGGTCGCACTGACGATCGTGCCGGTGCTGTCGTACTGGTTCCTGAAGAAGCCGGACCACCCGGCCGGCGCCGAGCTCCCGGCTTCCGATCTGGAGGAGGGAGAGGAGGCCGAGCCCAACGTCCTGCAGCGCTACTACCTGCCGATGCTGCGTTGGACGACCAAGAGGCCGATCGCGGTGATCACCGCGGCGGTGCTCCTGCTCGGCGGGGCGCTCGCGCTGATTCCGCAGCTCAAGGTGGAGTTCATCGGCGACACCGGTGGCGACAGCGTCAGAGTCACGCAGACCTTCGACTCGGCGCTGGCGGTCGACGAGGTCACCAGCCGGGTGAGCGAGACCGAGAAGGTGCTGCACGACGTCGAGGACGTCGAGGACGTCGTCGTGACCGCGAGCCTGGCCGGCTCCGGCGACATGATGATGCGGGGTCCGGACGAGGGCGCCTCGGGCGACACCACCGCGACGTACACGGTCACGGTCGCCGAGGGTGCCGACGTCCCGACGGTCACCGACCGTGTCGAGGACGCCGTCCTCGAGCTTCCGGACCCGAACGCGATCACCGTGGGTGAGGGCGGTGGTGGCGGCGTCGGCGGGTCGACCGTCGACGTAGCCGTCACCGGTACCGACCGTGCGAGCGTGGAGGAGGCGACCGACCAGGTCCACGCAGCGCTCGAGGACGTCCCCGAGACGACCGAGGTCAGCAGCAGCCTGGCCGACGAGCAGCCCACGCTGCGCGTCCAGGTCGACCGGGCCAGGGCCGCAGAGCACGGGCTCACCGAGCAGGCGGTCGCCGGGATCGTCGCCTCGGCGATGACACCGCGGGCCGTCACCGAGATGACGATCGACGACCAGCAGCTCTCGGTCTACGTCGCCGGCACCCCGGTGAGGACCACCGAGGAGGTCGGCGACCTCGCGCTCGGCGCCGGCGATCTCCGGCTGGAGGACGTCGCGAAGATCAGCGAGGTCGCCGGTCCCTCCAGCATGGCCCGGACGGGCACGGACCTGGTCGCCACCGTCTCCCTGACCCCGGCCGACGGTGAGCTCGGTGCGGTTCAGACCGAGGTCGACGAGCGTCTCGACGAGCTCGACCTGCCCGAGGGCACCGACACCTCCGTCGGGGGCGTCTCGGAGCAGCAGAGCGAGGCGTTCAGCCAGCTGGGTCTGGCGATGCTGGTGGCCGTCGGCCTGATCTTCGTCCTGCTCGTCGCGATCCTGCGCTCGCTGGTGCAGCCGCTCATCCTGATGATGTCGATCCCGTTCGCTGCGATCGGGTCGCTGGGACTGCTCTTCGTCACCGGTACGCCGCTGGGTGTCTCCGCTCTGATCGGCATGCTGATGCTCATCGGCATCGTGGTCACGAACGCGATCGTCCTGATGGACCTCATCAACCAGTATCGGCGCCGTGGCCAGCCCGTGGCCGAGGCCATCCACCACGGCGCGGGACGGCGCGTACGTCCCGTCGTGATGACCGCGCTGGCGACGATCTTCGCGCTCGTCCCGATGGCCACCGGGATCACCGGCGGGAGCGGCTTCATCTCGCAGTCGCTGGCCATCGTCGTCATCGGTGGCCTGGTGTCCTCCACGTTCCTCACCCTGCTGCTCGTGCCGGCGGTCTACCAGCTCGTCGAGGGTCGTCACGAACGCCGCGAACGCCGCCGCCTGGGTCGTCGCACGGGTCGCCCCCTGCGTCGTCGCCGGCCGAAGCGGTCCGAGCGGCGGACGATGACGGTCGCGGAGCTGCGTACGGCGATCGCCGACATGCCCGGCGAGAGCGAGATCGAGATCGAGATCGACATGGTCCAGGTGCCGCAGGGCCTGACGGCGAACGGCGTGGCGCTGTCAGGCGCCCGGGGTGACCAGCCCTGACTCGTAGGCCCAGATCACGAGCTGGGCGCGCCCGGGAGCGTCGAGCTTGGTCATCATGTTGTTCACGTGCGTCTTCGCGGTGAACGGCGAGATGACCAGCTCGTCGGCGATCTCCTGGTTCGACAGGCCACCGGCCACCAGGACCAGGATCTCCCGCTCCCGGGGCGTCAGCTCCTCCAGGCGCCGCGCGTCGAAGCGCCCGCCCGTGGCCACCCTGCGGTCTACCTTCAGATAGCGGCTGATCAGGCTGCGGGTGGCGGCGGGGGAGAGGAGCGACTCCCCGTCCCGCACCGCGAGTACGCCACGGACGATCTCGTCCGGTTCGGCACCCTTTCCGATGAACCCGTCGGCGCCGGCCCGGAGGGCGGCCAGCAGGTATTCGTCCTCCTCGAACGTGGTCAGGATCAGGACGCGCGTGGACTCGAGGTCGCCATCGGCACGGATTGTGGAGGTCGCCTCGATCCCGTCCATCACCGGCATCCTGATGTCCATCAGGACCACGTCCGGGCGGAGGTCACGGGCCAGACGTACGGCCTCGCGGCCGTTGACCGCCTCCCCGACGACGTCGATCTGCCCGCTGCTGCGGAGGAGCTGGACCACGGCCGTCCTGATCAGGACCTGGTCGTCGGCTACCAGCAGAGTGACTGTCATTCCTCGGTTCCTGTCTCGGCGATGGGGAGGGTGGCCGAGACCACGAAGCACCCCTCGGTCACGCCGTACTCGACGGCGCCACGCACCGATGCGACGTGCTCGGCCATGCCCACCAATCCATGGCCCGTGCCCGCGTAGGACCGGTCCACGAGCGGGTTGGACACCCGGATCGACACGCTCCGTGGCCCGATCTCGACATCGAGGTCCGCGGTGCCCGGTCCGTGCCGCAGGGCGTTCGTCAGGCCCTCCTGGATCACCCGGTAGGCGACGATGTCGACAGCCGTGGACACCCGCGCGGGATCACCGGACATCGCGTACGTCACCACCAGCCCGGACTTCTCGAACTGCTCGACCAGGTCGGTCACGGTGGCCAGACCGCGTGCCGAGATGGCCTCGGGCGCCTCGTCGGGGGAGCGAAGCGTCGCGAGCATGTCGCCGATCTCCCGCAGCACCATCCGCGACGACTCCCGGATGGTGTGCAGCGCCTCACGGGCGGCGTCCGGCCGGTCGGCGATCGCCGCGGAGGCGACCCCTGCGTTCAGGCTGATCACGGTGATCTGGTGGGCCACCGCGTCGTGCAGGTCCCGGGCGATCCGCAGCCGGTCCTCGGCGACCCGGCGGCGTGCCTCCGCCTCCCGCGTGGCCTCGGCCCGGAGCGCACGGTCGGTGATCTCGGCGATGTAGGCGCCGCGGATCCGGGCGGTCTGACCGAGTGCGACGGCCAAGGCGACCTGGACGGTCACCGGGATGCCGTACTGGGCGGTGAGGCTGCCGATGATGGCGCCGATCGCGGTCACCAGGGCCGCCGCGACCAGGACGCCCATGCTGATCGCGATCCGCCAGGGGTTCCTAGCCGAGACCGTGTAGACCGCGATCAGGAGACCGAGTGTCGACACCGGTGTCGTGGTGAAGGTGAGCACGAGCGCGCACTGGAGTGCGACCGCCCCGGCGAGGACGACCCAGGGGAACCGGGTACGCACCAGCAGCAGTGCCGTGAACACCCCGATCAGGACGTAGCCGAGCGGCGTACGTTCTTCTCCCAGACCCTTGGTGATGGGAACGAAGAACGCCAGGCCCGCGAAGAGTGCGACAAGGGTCTCGCGAACTGGTGTGGGGACACGGGCCAGCAGGCTCGCGTCGGTCGCCTGGTTCACGACCCCAGTGTGCCGGTTGCGGTCCTGATCCGTATCGACCGCTCGGGCGAGGCGGCCTACTGCGCTCGCAGTAGGCCGGAATGAGGCACCCCCGACCTACGCCTAAGGCAGGCGCCTCATGCGTGGCGCTACCTCAGGAGCCGAATCTGGATGCATGACTTACACCAACCAGATCAGCTACGACGCCGAGCTGGCCTACCGCCAGCAGAGCATTCGCCGCGCGACCGCGGCCGACCGTCTCGCCCGCCAGGTGAAGCGCCGCCGTCCGCGCCGGATGGACTCGATACACAACTGAGTCCTCGGAGGTCGGTAATGCGGGAGAATCCCGGGCCCGGAGGCGCGATGATAGGGGACATGGCGCAAAGTGCTCGGTCCTTCGTAGGTCGCGACCCCGAGTTGCAGACCCTCACCGGGCTGCTCGGAGTCGCCTCGACCACGGATGCCCGGCGCCAGCACGTCCTGCTCGCCGGTGACGCCGGCGTCGGCAAGACGCGCCTGCTCACCGCGCTGCGCGACCGGGCGGTGACCGACGGCTGGCAGGTGCACGCCGGACACTGCGTCGACTTCGGCGAGAGCGCCGTGGCGTACATGCCGTTCTCGGAGATCCTCGACCGGATCGTCGCCGATCTGCCCGACGTCGTCGAGCGGGTGGCGGCCGACTATCCGGCGCTGGCCAGACTGCGGCCCGTACGCCGCGTGATGGGCGCCAACCAGGGCGCCGCCGCGTCGGGCACCGACCGGGGCCAGCTCTTCGACGCCGTCCACACCCTCTTCGAGGCCGCCGCCGAGAAGGCACCGCTGCTGGTCGTGGTCGAGGACACCCACTGGGCCGACCAGTCCACCCGCGACCTGCTGACCTACCTCTTCACCCGGCCCTACAACGGCCCGGTCGCGATGGTCGCGTCCTACCGTGCCGACGACATCCACCGCCGCCACCCGCTGCGCCGCCAGGTGGGCGAGTGGGGCCGGCTGCCCGACGTCGAGCGGATCGTGCTCGAGCCGCTCTCCGACGACTCGGTGCGACTGCTGGTCCACGAGCTGGCCCCCGGCAAGGTCGACGCCGAGCGGGTCGTACGCCGCGCCGAGGGCAACGCCTTCTTCGTCGAGGAGCTGGTCCAGGCCGGCTGCGACGAGGACCTCCCGGTCGACCTCGCCGACCTGCTGCTGGTGCGCCTGGACCGGCTCGACGGCGCCGCCCGGAGCGTGGTCCGGACCGCGAGCATCGCCGGACGACGGGTCACCCACGAGCTGCTCGCCGCGGTGACCGAGATGAAGACCGACGAGCTCGACGACGCGCTGCGCACCGCGGTCGAGCAGAAGGTGCTCGAGCCGACCGGCTCGCGCTACACCTTCCGCCACGCGCTGCTCGCCGAGGCGGTCTACGACGACCTGCTGCCCGGCGAGCGGGTGCGCCTGCACGCCCGGTTCGCCGAGGTGCTGAAGGAGACGCCGGGCCTGGGTGCCGCCGCCGAGCTCGCGCTCCACGCCAAGCACGCCGGCGACCTCGCCACCG from Nocardioides luteus includes:
- a CDS encoding sensor histidine kinase → MNQATDASLLARVPTPVRETLVALFAGLAFFVPITKGLGEERTPLGYVLIGVFTALLLVRTRFPWVVLAGAVALQCALVLTFTTTPVSTLGLLIAVYTVSARNPWRIAISMGVLVAAALVTAIGAIIGSLTAQYGIPVTVQVALAVALGQTARIRGAYIAEITDRALRAEATREAEARRRVAEDRLRIARDLHDAVAHQITVISLNAGVASAAIADRPDAAREALHTIRESSRMVLREIGDMLATLRSPDEAPEAISARGLATVTDLVEQFEKSGLVVTYAMSGDPARVSTAVDIVAYRVIQEGLTNALRHGPGTADLDVEIGPRSVSIRVSNPLVDRSYAGTGHGLVGMAEHVASVRGAVEYGVTEGCFVVSATLPIAETGTEE
- a CDS encoding efflux RND transporter permease subunit yields the protein MFQLTRASLANRAVVALLTLLTAAAGVLSLTSLKQELFPDFEQPQTTVMTVVPGTGTEVVDEQVTLPLVKALEQVDEVDEVTSTSSSGVSVISLSTDFGVDQDQVVADAQEAIGTVQLPDGAEPEVSSGGFGDLPAMTLTVSSDASEQKLGERLNDVAVPELRTVEGVRDVSVSGVTGQRVTITPDAEKLSAHGLTADSISQALTANGSTTPAGSVVEDGNTVSVQVGDELTSVDDVESLPLTASAGTSGAAAAGGPPNAPPVKLGDVAKVEITGDPVTSLTRVNGEPAVSLSITATDDADVVSLSADVEDKLDDLEKSLGDDAEITVVSDQAPFISDSIEHLAIEGLLGLAMAVIVILIFLRSGRPTVVSALSIPLSILVTFIGLYLWDYSLNMFTLGALTIAIGRVVDDSIVVIENIKRHLGYGEEKLNAILNGTKEVASAVTASTIATVLVFVPIAVVGGFVGELFRPFALTVTIAMVSSLLVALTIVPVLSYWFLKKPDHPAGAELPASDLEEGEEAEPNVLQRYYLPMLRWTTKRPIAVITAAVLLLGGALALIPQLKVEFIGDTGGDSVRVTQTFDSALAVDEVTSRVSETEKVLHDVEDVEDVVVTASLAGSGDMMMRGPDEGASGDTTATYTVTVAEGADVPTVTDRVEDAVLELPDPNAITVGEGGGGGVGGSTVDVAVTGTDRASVEEATDQVHAALEDVPETTEVSSSLADEQPTLRVQVDRARAAEHGLTEQAVAGIVASAMTPRAVTEMTIDDQQLSVYVAGTPVRTTEEVGDLALGAGDLRLEDVAKISEVAGPSSMARTGTDLVATVSLTPADGELGAVQTEVDERLDELDLPEGTDTSVGGVSEQQSEAFSQLGLAMLVAVGLIFVLLVAILRSLVQPLILMMSIPFAAIGSLGLLFVTGTPLGVSALIGMLMLIGIVVTNAIVLMDLINQYRRRGQPVAEAIHHGAGRRVRPVVMTALATIFALVPMATGITGGSGFISQSLAIVVIGGLVSSTFLTLLLVPAVYQLVEGRHERRERRRLGRRTGRPLRRRRPKRSERRTMTVAELRTAIADMPGESEIEIEIDMVQVPQGLTANGVALSGARGDQP
- a CDS encoding response regulator, whose amino-acid sequence is MTVTLLVADDQVLIRTAVVQLLRSSGQIDVVGEAVNGREAVRLARDLRPDVVLMDIRMPVMDGIEATSTIRADGDLESTRVLILTTFEEDEYLLAALRAGADGFIGKGAEPDEIVRGVLAVRDGESLLSPAATRSLISRYLKVDRRVATGGRFDARRLEELTPREREILVLVAGGLSNQEIADELVISPFTAKTHVNNMMTKLDAPGRAQLVIWAYESGLVTPGA